In Comamonas koreensis, the genomic stretch CTCGATGGCGTGCCGCTGGCCGTGGCGCCCTACGGCCAGCCCCAGCTGTCGTTTGCGCCGGTGAGCCTGGCCAATATCGAATCCATCGATGTGGTGCGCAGCGGCGGCGCGGTGCGCTACGGCCCGCAAAACGTCGGCGGCATCATCAACTTCAACACCCGCGCCATCCCCACCAGCAAGGACATCACCGGCGACGTGACCCTGCGCTACAACGGCTTTGGCAAGGGCGGAGAGAACAACACGCTCTACAGCACTTTCCTGGGCTCGCAGCTGGACAACGGCCTGGGCTGGGCGCTGCTGTACTCGGGCATGACGGGCTCCGAATGGCGCAAGGACAGCGATGAGCGTTTGAACGACGTGGCGCTGAAGTTCCGCTACGCGCTGTCGGGCAGCTCCGAGGTCTACGGCAAGCTGTCATACTACGATGTGCGCTCCAACACGCCCGGGGGCCTCACGGTCGCCCAGTACAACGCCAACCCCTTCCAGAACACCCGCCCCACCGATAGCTGGGACGGCGAGCGCAAGGGCCTGGACCTGGGCTATATCAACACCATCTCGGACACGCAGGAGTTCGAGATCCGCGCCTACTACAACGACAGCGCGCGCTCGAGCCGCCTGATCAATGCCGCGCAGACCCAGATCAACTACCAGCCGCGCAACTACCAGACCCTGGGCATCGAGCCGCGCTACACCCAGCGTTTTGCGCTGGGCAGCAGCACCCACGATGTGACCGTGGGCTACCGCTATATCCGCGAGCGCGGTGACGACAACAGCAGCCTGCTGAACCTGTCCACCAACGTGATGGGCGCCACCACCTCGTTCGACAATGCCACCGATGCCCATGCCGGTTATATCGACGACCGCATCGCCATCGGCGCCTGGCGCATCACCCCGGGCGTGCGCTTTGAGCACATCCAATCCGAGCGCGATGACCGGAGTGGCGCGCAAAGCTTTGACACGCGCAACAACAAGTGGCTGCCCTCGGTCAGCGTGTCCTACCTGGTCAACCCGGCCCTCACGCTGTTTGCCAACTACACCACCTCGTTCGGCCCGGTGCAGAACATCCAGCTGAACTCGCAAACGGCGGCCAACCCACTGCGCCCCGAAGTGGCCAAGACCAAGGAGCTCGGTGCCCGCTGGCAAGACAAGCAGTGGCGCGCCGAGGCCACGGTGTTTGACCTGCGCTTTGACAACCAGATTCTGCAGACGCCTGGCGTCGTGCCCGTCACCTTTGCCAATATTGGTGCCACCAAGCACCAGGGCCTGGAGCTGGCGCTGGAGTACAGCTTTGACAAGGCCAGCGCTCTGGCAGGCACCACCGTGTATGGCAACTACACCTACACCAAGGCGATCCAGAAATCCGGCACCACCGCCGGGCTCGATGTGCCTTTCTACGCGCGCAACACCGACACCGTCGGCGTGCGCTATGAGCGCGATGCCTGGGGCTTTAACCTGTCGAGCACGCACCAGAGCAAGCAGTACTCGGACCTGGCCAACACCGAGGCCGAATCGGCCAATGCCAATGCGGGCCGCATCCCCGGCTTTCGCCTGTGGAACGCCCAGGTCAGCTGGAAGGTGCCGCAGTACAAGGGCAGCGAAATCATGGTCGGCGTGAACAACATCGCCGACCACCGCTACTACACGCGCAATGTCGACGGCAACCCCGGCCGCATGGTGGGCGCGCCGCGCACCTTCTACGTCCAGGGCCGCTACGCGTTCTGATCCACCTATTACCCGCCTTCGTAACACAAGACCCGCAACACCTGATGCGGGTCTTTTTTGCCGATGGCTTCGCCTGTTTTGTGACCCTCTGATGACCCCTTCTCGCACCACCGCCCGCTCCGCCCCCTTCCACCCGCTGACCTGCCTGAGCAGCATCGCGCTGGCGATTGCCGCCTGGCCCGCCGTGGCACAAACCGCGTCGGATACGGCCACCAGCGCCACCACCGCTCCGGCCGCTGAAGCCGTGCTGCCCCAGGTCATCGTGCAAGAAAAAGCGCAGGAAGTGGGCTACCAGCCCAAGCGCGCCACCACCGCCACCCGCAGCGATGCCGCGCTGCGCGATGTGCCCCAGGCCATTGCCGTGGTGCCCGCCCAGGTGCTGCAGGACCAGCAGGTGCGCTCCATCGACGAGGCGCTCTACAACGTCAGCGGCATCACCCAGGCCAATACCCTGGGCGGCACGCAGGATGCGGTGATCAAGCGCGGCTTTGGCTTCAACCGCGATGGCTCCATCCTGCGCGATGGCATCCGCACCGTGCTGGCGCGCAACCTCACCTTCACGACCGAGCGGGTCGAGGTGCTCAAGGGCCCCAGCTCGGTGCTCTACGGCACAATGGACCCGGGCGGCGTGATCAATATGGTCACCAAAAAGCCCCAGCTCAGCTTTGCCGGCCAGGTGGGCGCCTCGCTGTCGAGCTATGGCGGCGGCGGTGCCTCGCTCGATCTGACAGGCCCCATCGGCGAGCAGGGCCTGGCCTACCGCTTCATCGCCGATACCAGCGATGTCGACTACTGGCGCAACTTTGGCAAGAACCGCCAGACCGTCATCGCCCCGTCGCTGGCCTGGTATGGGCGCGACACCTATGTGCGCATGTCCTATGAACACACCGACTACGAGCAGCCCTTTGACCGGGGCACCGTGATCGACAGCCGCACCGGCCGGCCTGTGGCCATCGACCGCCGCGAGCGCCTGGACGAGGCCTACAACCGCACCTTGGGCGATTCGGATTTTTTCACCGTGCAGGCCCAGCACAGCCTCAATAGCCAGTGGAAGCTCAACGCCGCCTACAGCTACAACCGCAACCGCTATGACGACTACCAGGCCCGGCCGGTGTCGCTCAACCCCACGACCGGCATCCTCACGCGCCGGCCCGATGGCACGCGCGGGGCATTGAGCCAGCAGCATGTCGGCCAGATCAACCTGGAAGGCAAGCTGCAGGCGGGCGGCATGACGCATGAGATCCTGGCCGGGTTCGACGCCGAAGACAGCAATATCTTCCGCCGCGACATCATCCGGGGCAGCAACAGCGGCGGCTTCAATGTCTACGACCCGGTCTACGGCAACCTGCCCAACGCCACCACGATCGACGAGGCGCAAAGCGCCCAGAGCGACAAGATCCGCCAGCAGGCGCTGTTTGCGCAGGATTCGATCCGCCTCTCGCCCCAGTGGCTGCTGCAGCTGGCCGGGCGTTGGCAGCACTACGACCAGATCGCGGGCAAGGGCCGCCCCTTTGTGGTGGGCAGTGAATCGGACGGCAGCAAGTTCGTGCCGCGCGCAGGCCTGGTCTGGCAGCCCAGTACCGAATGGTCCATCTACGGCAGCTACAGCGAATCCTTCAAGCCGCAAAGCAGCATTGGCAGCGTCATCGGCACCCTGCCGCCCGAGACTGCCAAGGCCTGGGAGCTGGGCACCAAGTGGGAGTCACCGGCTGGCATCACCGCGACCGCTGCGCTCTACGACATCCGCAAGCGCAATGTGGTGGTGAACGAGACCATCGACGGCCAAAGCTATGCGCGCGCCGTAGGCGGTGCCCGCTCGCGCGGTTTGGAGATCGATGCCGCTGGCCGCCTGGGCAAGCAGTGGCAGCTGATTGGCACCTATGCCTACACCGATGCCGCGGTGACCGACGACCCGCAATACCAGGACAACCGCCTGGCCAATGTGGCCCGCCATACCGCCTCGCTCTTTGCCGCCTATGATTTTGCAGCCAGCAGCAGTGGCCGCTGGCGTGCCGGCGCCGGCCTGCGCCATGTGGGCCGCCGCGCGGGCGATGCCGCCAACAGCTTCAACAACGCGGGCTACACCGTGGCCGACAGCTTTGTCAGCTGGGAGCGCCCCTGGAGCGGCCGCATGGTCAAGCTGCAGCTCAACATCAAGAACCTGTTCGACAAGAACTATGTCAGCTCCTCGGGCAGCCCCATCTATGTGTCGCTGGGCGAGCGCCGCCAGGCCGTGCTGCGCGCGGTCGTGGATTTTTAAGCTTGAGCAGTCCGACAGTATCAAAAGACAACAAAGACAAGCATGTGGAGTTTTAAAAATATCTGGTTCCAGATCCATTGGCTGATCGGCATCACTGCGGGCACCGTGCTGATCGTCATTGGCCTCACCGGCGCCACCTATTCCTTCCAGGACGAGGTGCTGGACTGGGCCAACCCGGGGACCGCCAGCGTGCCGGTGCAGCCAAGCCCGGCGCTGACACCGCCCCAGTTGCTGGCGGCAGTGCGGGCCAGCGGTGAGCAGCGCCGTATCGACCGCATCACCTTGTATGCCGAGCCCGGGCGCAGCGCCCAGTTGGCCTTTGCGCCCGAAAAAGGTGAGCGCCGGGGCCAGAGCGTCTACCTCCACCCCTACACCGGCGCCCAGCTGCCAGCGCAAAGCGGCCGCGAGTTCTTTGAATGGAACGAGCGCCTGCACCGCTGGCTGCTGCTGCCGCGCGACGATGGCAAGCCGATAACGGGCAGCCTCTCGCTGTGCCTGCTGCTGCTGTCGCTCTCGGGCTTGTACCTGCGCTGGCCAGCCAAGCCGCTGTCCTGGCGCAGCTGGCTCACCTTCAATGTGCGGCGCAAGGGCCGGCCGTTTTTGTGGGGCCTGCACTCGGTGGCTGGCACCTGGGTGCTGGTCGTCTATGTGATGCTGACCCTGACCGGCATGTACTGGGCCTTTGATGCGGTGCGCGCGCCCGTGGACCGCTGGATGGGCGCGCCCTCCCGCGCAGCGGCCCGGGCCGAGCAATCGGCCGCGCAAGAAGCCGCCCGCAAGGCGCCGCCGCTGCAGATCGAGCCCGCTAGCCTTGAGCCCGCCTGGCAAGGCTTTACACAGCTGGCCAGCGGCTGGCAGTTTGCGCAAATGCGCCTGCCCCAGCGCGCCGACCAGCCTGTGCAGTTCAGCTGGTGGGGCGCCGGCGCCCCGCATGACCGCGCGCGCAACCAGCTCAGCCTGAGCCTCGATGGCAGCGTGCAGCGCGACGACCGCTTTGCCGATCTGCCCGCCGGCCGCCGCGCGCTGGCTGCCATCTACCCGCTGCACACCGGCACCTATTTTGGGCTGACGGGCCGCATCATCGTCACCGTCGCGGCACTGATGATGCCGCTGTTTGCGATTACCGGCTGGCTGCTCTACCTGGAGAGGCGCCGCAGCTCCCGCGCCGCCGCCAAGGCCCAGCGCGCGCTGCTGGCGGGCGATGGCCCGCAGGCAGGACCAACTAGGGGCGCCAACACCGGCGCCAGCATGGCCGTGGTCTACGCCAGCCAGGCCGGCCATGCCCAGCAGCTGGCGGTGCGCACCGTCGCGCGCCTGCGCAGCGCGGGCCTGGCCGCACAGCTGCTGCCCGCCGCCAGCCTGGATATGGTCCAGCTGCAGCCGCATAGGCAGCTGCTGTGGGTGGCCAGCACCTTTGGCGAAGGCCAGCCGCCCGACAGCGCCCGCCGCCTGGCGCGCCTGTTGCAGCAAACGCAAGGCACGCCGCTGGCCCACCAGCGCTTTGGCATGCTGGCGCTGGGTGACCGCCAGTACGGCCAGTTCTGCGGCTTTGGCCTGGCGCTGGCCGCGCAGCTCGAGCGCCTGGGGGCCCAGCCCGTGTTTGCCCCCATCACCATGGATGCCGAGGACGACGCCGCATGGCAAGCCTGGCTGAAGGCACTGGCTGCGCACTGGGGCGTGAACGCGGAACCCGCCACTGTGGCAGTCAACACCGCTGCCAGCGTGGCCGATTCCGACGCACCCGACGCCGTCTTTGCACCCGCTCAGTTGCTCAGCCGCCACCACCTCAACCCCGGCAGCAGCGGCCAGCCGCTCTACCAGGTGGAGCTGGGCTTTGCGCCTGAGCAAGCGCTGCAGTGGCAGGCCGGTGGCCTGGTCGAGGTCAAGGCCCAGCAGGCGCCCGCCCAGGTCGATGCCTGGCTGCAGGCGCATCAGCTCGATGGCAGCGCCGCCGTGCAGTGGCGCGGCAGCGCCAGCAGCTTGCGCGATGCACTGAGCGCCTGCGAGCTGCCCACGCTCTCGGCCCCCGCCACATCGGCCCAGGCCGTGGCCGACCAGCTCCACCCGCTCGCCCCGCGCAGCTACTCGCTGGCCTCGTTGCCCACCGATGGCCGCATGCGCCTCTATGTACGCCAAACGCTGCGCGAGCAGCCAGGCGCCGCTCCGCAGCTGGGCTTGGCCTCGGGCTGGCTCACCGCACATGCGGCGCTGGGCAGCAGCATTGCACTGCGCCTGGTCGACAACCCCGGCTTTGCGCCGCTGGTCGGTGATGCGCGGCCCGCCATCTTTATGGGCAATGGCTCGGGTTACGCCGGCCTGCGCGGCCATCTGTGCCAGCGCATCGCCCAGGGCCAGTTTGACAACTGGCTGATCTTTGGTGAACGCCGCCGCGCGCACGACTCCTATGCCGAAGACGAGATCTGCGTCTGGCAGGCCCATGGCCAGATCGCACGCGCCGACTACGCCTACTCGCGCGACGCCCGCGATGCCAGCAACCTGGCCCCCGGCCAAGGCCCGCACCGCTATGTGCAAGATGCTTTGCGTGCCGCCGCCGAGCCGCTCCAGGCCTGGCTGGCCCGGGGCGCCGTCATCTACGTCTGCGGCAGCTATGACGGCATGGCCACCGGTGTGGATGAGGCGCTGACCGAGCTGCTCGGCGAAGAAGGGCTGAACGCCTTGATCGACGAGGGGCGGTACCGGCGCGATGTGTACTGAAGCAGATGCCGCAGCAGATGGGCGGTGGCAGCGATAAAAAAGGCGTGGTACCCTCGGGTCCACGCCTTTTGTCTTTGGGCTGGGGCTACAGCAGTCGGCAGCTGCAGCAGCGCCATGCCCGCGCCGCTGCCCTCCTCCCATTTACCAATTCACCCGCGCCGTCAACGTCACATTGCGCGCATCGCCGTACAGGCAGACGCCGGTGCAGGCCGACAGGTAGGTCTTGTTGGCCAGGTTCTTCACATTCAACGCCAACTGCCACTGCTGGTACTGGTAGCGCACAGCAGCATCCAGCAAGGTGTAGGTGGGCATGCGCATGCGGTCTATCTCTTGCCAGCCGACATGGCGCACACCGGCGCCCAGGCTCAGGCCCGGCAGCGACAGGCGGTCATTGCGCATCTCGTCGATCATGCCGTCCGCATCGCGCGCCAGCGCGGTCAGACGGTAGCGCATGCGCCCGTCCTCGGTCAGTTGGTCGCTCACATCGGCCGCGATCTGCTTCTTGTTCCAGCTGCCCAGCTCCAGCTCCACCTCGCGCAGCGGCGCATCGGTGGGGCGCTTGCTCACCAGGTTGAAGACGCCGCCCGGCGCTGCCTGCCCATAGAGGATCGAGGCCGGGCCCTTGAGCACCTCCACCCGCTCATAGGCATAGGGCTCCACCGCCCCGCTCAGCGAGTTGATGGGAAAGCGCGCGCCGTTCAGGTACAGTGGCGCCGCCCCGGTCACATTGAAGCCGCGCACGGTAAAGCCCGTGCCGATATGGCGCATCGCCCCGCCCTGCAGCGGCATGATGCCCGCCGAGTACTCTAGCGCCTGGTCCAGCGAATCAGCGCCCCGGGGCCACGATCTGCTCGCGCGGCACCACCGTCACCGACATGGGCGTCTCCGACAGCGGCGTATCGGTCTTGGTCGCCGTCGCACTGCGCCGGGCCACCAAACCGCCCACGGGCCCCGAGGCGCTCTCGCGCAGCGCATCGGCCTGCACTGTCACCGGCACCAACGTGGTCTCGGCCCCGCTCTGCGGCACGGCCGCCTCGGCCGGTTTGATCACCAGGGCCCGCCCCTGGGGCACCACCACCAAGCCACTGCCTGCCAGCAATTGCGCCAGCGCCTGGCGTGGCGCCATGCTGCCCGATACCGCCGGCCCCTGCTTGCCCGCCACCACGGCCGGGGCATACAACAGCTGCAGCCCCGTTTGCTGGGCCAAGGTATGGAGCGCCTGCCCCAAAGGCTGGGCGGCAATGGCCACCTGGGCCGGGGCATCGGCCTGGGCCTGCGCCCCAGCGGGAATGGCCTCCGCCACGAACAAAGACAGGGCCAAGGCCCGGGGTGCAAAAACACTGCGCGACTGCCGCATAAACAAGGTCTCCAACTGCCTGGAAATAGCCAGCACTACCCATGGAGTCGCACGGGTGGGCAGAACCCTCAGGTCGGTCGGGAAAAAATTTGGATTATTTTTTGTGGGGCGGCAGCGCCTTGAGGTCTGCAGGTTCTCATCGACCTTGCAGATATGCGCACGGTATGCACGCTCAAAGCCCAGGAGTGTGTGGCTACGCAGGCTGGCGGGCAGGCGGATTGGCCGAAGCGAGCGGTAGGTCAGGCAGCACCGTGGATGCATTCTGGCCCCGCCCTCACCGGCTTTTGATGTATGCAAGCGATGCTAAAAGTCATACTTCGCGCAAAAGAAGCACCCCATCAAGTCAGAGCGGGCCAACCTATGGGGTGAGGTTCAAATGGCTTGCCATTCATGGCTCGCGAACACCATTTCTGAAAGCTTAGGCATCTCGGTTAATTTTTTGTTCTTGCTCCTGCTCTTGCACATTTTGCGTATGCAGATGCGTTTCTGCTTTCTCGATCGGCAGCGGAATGGGTATCCATGGAAAAGCCCAGCTTTTCAAGCTGGACCAAAATGACCCCTTAACCCACAGTGGAAATACAAACATAGTGATCTCCTTCAGTGATCAGGCCGCTGGCTTATTGACAGCCGCCTGCTGCAAAAGGCGCACGACTTTGGTGATATAGATTTTTTTGGTCAATGGCTCTGGCGGCTCAGCCATGGTGCGAAAGGGCTGGTGGAATATGTAGTCGTCATCAGAGGCATCACGGCTATCTACGTCGGCAACAGGCACTTGCGTTCTTGCGCGTATATTGAAAATGGTTTTATCTATAAAAGACATATAGACCTCCGGTCTATGGTGGCTAATCAGGATGGATCGCCTATTGCCACACTACCGCTTTTAAAGACCTTAAACCGCAAACAGCAAACACTTACGTTTGAAGCGAAGGGGCCGTCCCGGTATCTGCGACACAGCTCAGGTCTTTGCCGGCAGTGCCCCCGCCCGCCGGGGCGGGGATTGCCGCAAAAAACAAAGCACCGACTAGCGGTGCTTTGATTTACCCCGTTTTCGCCAGG encodes the following:
- a CDS encoding TonB-dependent receptor family protein yields the protein MSASTRTSRKPSGTRPALSQITAAVLISLAPAASALAQTAAAPAADDAPVAESTLETIQVSGDLLGSGLQNQLKTFAGARTIVDKDVIENSGASSIGDVMRRIPGVQSSDNSGTAGSAVSLNIGVRGLTGRYSPRSTVLLDGVPLAVAPYGQPQLSFAPVSLANIESIDVVRSGGAVRYGPQNVGGIINFNTRAIPTSKDITGDVTLRYNGFGKGGENNTLYSTFLGSQLDNGLGWALLYSGMTGSEWRKDSDERLNDVALKFRYALSGSSEVYGKLSYYDVRSNTPGGLTVAQYNANPFQNTRPTDSWDGERKGLDLGYINTISDTQEFEIRAYYNDSARSSRLINAAQTQINYQPRNYQTLGIEPRYTQRFALGSSTHDVTVGYRYIRERGDDNSSLLNLSTNVMGATTSFDNATDAHAGYIDDRIAIGAWRITPGVRFEHIQSERDDRSGAQSFDTRNNKWLPSVSVSYLVNPALTLFANYTTSFGPVQNIQLNSQTAANPLRPEVAKTKELGARWQDKQWRAEATVFDLRFDNQILQTPGVVPVTFANIGATKHQGLELALEYSFDKASALAGTTVYGNYTYTKAIQKSGTTAGLDVPFYARNTDTVGVRYERDAWGFNLSSTHQSKQYSDLANTEAESANANAGRIPGFRLWNAQVSWKVPQYKGSEIMVGVNNIADHRYYTRNVDGNPGRMVGAPRTFYVQGRYAF
- a CDS encoding TonB-dependent siderophore receptor → MTPSRTTARSAPFHPLTCLSSIALAIAAWPAVAQTASDTATSATTAPAAEAVLPQVIVQEKAQEVGYQPKRATTATRSDAALRDVPQAIAVVPAQVLQDQQVRSIDEALYNVSGITQANTLGGTQDAVIKRGFGFNRDGSILRDGIRTVLARNLTFTTERVEVLKGPSSVLYGTMDPGGVINMVTKKPQLSFAGQVGASLSSYGGGGASLDLTGPIGEQGLAYRFIADTSDVDYWRNFGKNRQTVIAPSLAWYGRDTYVRMSYEHTDYEQPFDRGTVIDSRTGRPVAIDRRERLDEAYNRTLGDSDFFTVQAQHSLNSQWKLNAAYSYNRNRYDDYQARPVSLNPTTGILTRRPDGTRGALSQQHVGQINLEGKLQAGGMTHEILAGFDAEDSNIFRRDIIRGSNSGGFNVYDPVYGNLPNATTIDEAQSAQSDKIRQQALFAQDSIRLSPQWLLQLAGRWQHYDQIAGKGRPFVVGSESDGSKFVPRAGLVWQPSTEWSIYGSYSESFKPQSSIGSVIGTLPPETAKAWELGTKWESPAGITATAALYDIRKRNVVVNETIDGQSYARAVGGARSRGLEIDAAGRLGKQWQLIGTYAYTDAAVTDDPQYQDNRLANVARHTASLFAAYDFAASSSGRWRAGAGLRHVGRRAGDAANSFNNAGYTVADSFVSWERPWSGRMVKLQLNIKNLFDKNYVSSSGSPIYVSLGERRQAVLRAVVDF
- a CDS encoding sulfite reductase flavoprotein subunit alpha; this translates as MWSFKNIWFQIHWLIGITAGTVLIVIGLTGATYSFQDEVLDWANPGTASVPVQPSPALTPPQLLAAVRASGEQRRIDRITLYAEPGRSAQLAFAPEKGERRGQSVYLHPYTGAQLPAQSGREFFEWNERLHRWLLLPRDDGKPITGSLSLCLLLLSLSGLYLRWPAKPLSWRSWLTFNVRRKGRPFLWGLHSVAGTWVLVVYVMLTLTGMYWAFDAVRAPVDRWMGAPSRAAARAEQSAAQEAARKAPPLQIEPASLEPAWQGFTQLASGWQFAQMRLPQRADQPVQFSWWGAGAPHDRARNQLSLSLDGSVQRDDRFADLPAGRRALAAIYPLHTGTYFGLTGRIIVTVAALMMPLFAITGWLLYLERRRSSRAAAKAQRALLAGDGPQAGPTRGANTGASMAVVYASQAGHAQQLAVRTVARLRSAGLAAQLLPAASLDMVQLQPHRQLLWVASTFGEGQPPDSARRLARLLQQTQGTPLAHQRFGMLALGDRQYGQFCGFGLALAAQLERLGAQPVFAPITMDAEDDAAWQAWLKALAAHWGVNAEPATVAVNTAASVADSDAPDAVFAPAQLLSRHHLNPGSSGQPLYQVELGFAPEQALQWQAGGLVEVKAQQAPAQVDAWLQAHQLDGSAAVQWRGSASSLRDALSACELPTLSAPATSAQAVADQLHPLAPRSYSLASLPTDGRMRLYVRQTLREQPGAAPQLGLASGWLTAHAALGSSIALRLVDNPGFAPLVGDARPAIFMGNGSGYAGLRGHLCQRIAQGQFDNWLIFGERRRAHDSYAEDEICVWQAHGQIARADYAYSRDARDASNLAPGQGPHRYVQDALRAAAEPLQAWLARGAVIYVCGSYDGMATGVDEALTELLGEEGLNALIDEGRYRRDVY
- a CDS encoding TonB-dependent receptor plug domain-containing protein, whose translation is MPLQGGAMRHIGTGFTVRGFNVTGAAPLYLNGARFPINSLSGAVEPYAYERVEVLKGPASILYGQAAPGGVFNLVSKRPTDAPLREVELELGSWNKKQIAADVSDQLTEDGRMRYRLTALARDADGMIDEMRNDRLSLPGLSLGAGVRHVGWQEIDRMRMPTYTLLDAAVRYQYQQWQLALNVKNLANKTYLSACTGVCLYGDARNVTLTARVNW
- a CDS encoding STN domain-containing protein, producing the protein MALSLFVAEAIPAGAQAQADAPAQVAIAAQPLGQALHTLAQQTGLQLLYAPAVVAGKQGPAVSGSMAPRQALAQLLAGSGLVVVPQGRALVIKPAEAAVPQSGAETTLVPVTVQADALRESASGPVGGLVARRSATATKTDTPLSETPMSVTVVPREQIVAPGR